A single genomic interval of Alkalibacter saccharofermentans DSM 14828 harbors:
- a CDS encoding anti-sigma-I factor RsgI family protein, producing the protein MKATVLELKDGYAAILQEDGTIVKIKNTNLEVGDVMDMKELAPRKKRRFSAIVAAAAMFVMMIGGGAYTYATPSYYVSMDVNPGILMEVNMFERVIGIEAANEDAQEVLEGIDLKNKNIEEAMALAVERVNELGYFDGEGGNILIAATGKNVEKAERLAGKLQSAVETEIAENGVEAEVAAEAIGYEMVQEAKAMGMTPGKYNIIVNLLGKDARDYVDTPVRDIMKEFTATKGAQGRERAEEASENAQNQKENGKPAENAQLKEQNAAGKANQAENKERNAVVEIPASENKSQNGEAPENYGTEEKSEEPEMPVNSEAPEKPELPVEGRP; encoded by the coding sequence ATGAAAGCAACGGTTTTGGAGCTTAAAGATGGATATGCTGCAATACTGCAGGAAGACGGGACTATCGTAAAAATAAAGAATACGAATTTGGAAGTTGGAGATGTAATGGATATGAAAGAACTGGCACCGAGAAAAAAAAGACGATTCAGCGCAATCGTGGCAGCAGCAGCGATGTTTGTCATGATGATTGGAGGGGGAGCATATACATATGCAACGCCGTCCTACTACGTGAGCATGGATGTCAATCCTGGAATATTGATGGAAGTTAACATGTTTGAACGTGTCATTGGGATAGAAGCTGCAAATGAAGATGCACAAGAGGTTCTTGAAGGAATAGACTTAAAAAATAAAAACATCGAGGAAGCCATGGCTTTGGCTGTAGAGCGCGTCAATGAATTAGGTTACTTTGATGGAGAAGGCGGAAATATATTGATAGCCGCAACTGGGAAAAATGTAGAAAAAGCCGAAAGATTAGCAGGTAAGCTGCAAAGCGCAGTGGAAACGGAAATTGCAGAAAACGGAGTGGAAGCTGAAGTAGCAGCTGAAGCCATAGGATACGAAATGGTACAGGAAGCGAAGGCTATGGGAATGACTCCCGGCAAATACAATATCATAGTTAACCTACTTGGCAAAGATGCAAGGGATTATGTTGATACTCCTGTCAGAGACATAATGAAGGAATTCACAGCTACAAAGGGAGCACAAGGAAGAGAAAGAGCGGAAGAAGCTTCTGAAAACGCGCAAAATCAAAAAGAAAATGGCAAACCAGCTGAAAATGCACAGTTGAAGGAACAAAATGCTGCAGGCAAAGCCAATCAAGCGGAAAACAAAGAAAGAAACGCAGTAGTTGAAATACCTGCATCAGAAAATAAATCTCAAAACGGAGAGGCACCTGAAAATTATGGGACCGAAGAAAAGTCAGAAGAGCCGGAGATGCCAGTAAATTCCGAAGCCCCTGAAAAACCAGAACTTCCCGTAGAAGGAAGGCCATAA
- a CDS encoding molybdopterin-dependent oxidoreductase encodes MQKVLCISIFLIAFTLLFLGCTESLGTDGQSSATVSRYRESEIREYQGANLDPAIGPNDNSIIGVQYVDIDEYNLEISGLVNNPIKLKYSEVLELDSYERLITLYCVVGWDATILWKGVLLEDIMNLAGIKPEANTVIFHAVDEYTTSLPLDQILQNDLILAYSSNGLDLPPELGYPFMVVAEDKLGYKWARWVTKIELSDDPEYLGYWESRGYSNEADVED; translated from the coding sequence ATGCAAAAGGTATTGTGCATTTCTATCTTTTTAATAGCCTTCACATTGCTGTTTCTTGGCTGTACTGAAAGTTTAGGTACAGATGGTCAATCAAGTGCAACTGTCAGCCGCTACAGAGAAAGTGAAATCAGAGAATATCAGGGAGCAAACCTTGATCCTGCAATAGGGCCAAACGACAATTCGATTATTGGAGTTCAGTATGTGGATATTGATGAATATAACCTGGAGATAAGCGGACTGGTTAATAACCCGATCAAACTAAAGTATAGCGAGGTTTTGGAATTAGATTCCTATGAGCGACTAATTACCCTTTATTGCGTAGTGGGCTGGGATGCTACGATACTTTGGAAGGGTGTTTTGCTTGAAGATATAATGAATTTGGCTGGAATTAAGCCTGAAGCCAATACGGTTATTTTTCACGCAGTCGACGAATACACCACGTCTTTGCCTCTTGATCAGATTCTTCAAAACGACCTCATTTTAGCATATTCATCGAACGGTCTGGATCTTCCTCCCGAACTGGGCTACCCGTTTATGGTAGTCGCCGAAGACAAGCTTGGCTATAAATGGGCCAGGTGGGTAACAAAGATAGAGCTGTCCGATGATCCTGAATATTTGGGCTACTGGGAGAGCAGAGGCTATAGCAACGAGGCTGATGTTGAAGACTGA
- a CDS encoding sigma factor, giving the protein MFIEKHEFFILKTASKTAKHYISKKDDEWSVALVAFSDAIKKYDYERGSFISFAELLIHRNLVDYYRSQGRHSLESQDEGIEDKAVIESKDNNLKWEIEALTQVLKEYRFTFMDLADCSPKAAKTKEACAKAVSYILDNPILVKEMRALKRLPTKIIEKNSKVPRKILERHRKYIIAAVEILYGDYPYLSEYLVYIKEGMK; this is encoded by the coding sequence ATGTTTATTGAGAAACACGAGTTCTTCATATTGAAAACCGCTTCAAAGACAGCCAAGCACTATATATCAAAAAAAGATGACGAATGGTCAGTTGCACTTGTGGCATTTTCTGATGCTATAAAGAAATATGATTACGAGAGGGGAAGCTTCATTTCCTTTGCAGAGCTGTTGATTCATCGCAATCTCGTTGATTATTACAGATCTCAAGGGAGACATAGTCTTGAGAGTCAGGATGAAGGGATTGAAGACAAAGCTGTTATTGAATCCAAAGATAATAATTTGAAGTGGGAAATTGAAGCCTTGACCCAGGTTCTTAAAGAATATAGGTTTACTTTTATGGATTTGGCGGACTGTTCTCCAAAGGCAGCCAAAACTAAAGAGGCATGTGCCAAAGCGGTTTCTTATATTTTGGATAATCCTATATTAGTGAAAGAAATGCGAGCATTAAAACGATTGCCGACAAAAATAATAGAAAAAAATTCAAAAGTACCCCGAAAAATATTGGAGCGCCATCGTAAGTATATAATAGCAGCGGTTGAAATACTTTATGGAGATTATCCTTATCTATCGGAATACTTAGTTTATATCAAGGAGGGCATGAAATGA
- a CDS encoding GH36-type glycosyl hydrolase domain-containing protein, which produces MINQYMNYIYLLGAVALISLLVWVVLRRLQMHRNINIRDASLTIEELEEHARSMSLEHAVSSKKNRLNWPLTRMNDNANFIRQAYEDLNGDIVKKRGLPPAAEWLLDNYYVIEEQVSGLRKDLSKKTYFELPVLKKGSYQGTTRIFALAIELVSHTHGQIEEDTLLKYLKAYQSHNILFERELYVIPAMLRLAIIESIRVICEDVLETRKQWSLAEETVEKWLKGNHVDTDEISGLFKNNGKAISDAIENANPSYVEHLFFRLRRSGRRYSDVLRYIDESLDKFDTTTEIIAQKEHNTQAVSTVSMGNYIVSLKNLSSMNWSELYDEASYLEKILVQDPLDTYRFMDINSRFYYKNKVEEIAKTYGVSELYVAKEALSLAQKEMSSNSLDLYDENQDERSSHIGYYIVDDGRSKLEQRHQKNCSFSKRLKNNFESHQGVIYMFSIISFTFLLTLLAIAYALSHASSSYLAFAILTTVAVIIPASEMVVSISNWFVGRVKKPAIFPRLSLKDGIPDSMSAMVVIPALLSDKKRVNELMDNMENHYLGNKEANLYFALIGAFKDSDYEKNKEDKSVIKEASDRIVALNDKYAKGKKDIFYFYNRQRIFNEIDNTWTGWERKRGALMEFNELLLGSKDTSFTFFSNELLPDTNIKYVITLDADTVLPLGMVKKMIGTMAHPLNKPIIDTEKGIVTKGYGLMQPRVSFDSDSSNRSVFSRIYTGQEGLDPYASAISDVYQDLFGEGIFTGKGIYDLKVFQTVLEGKLPENAILSHDLLEGSFVRAALVSDLELVDAYPSRFNSFMARLHRWIRGDWQLVPWLLGGIYTTNNTLIKNPLSRVSKWKMTDNLRRSLMTPSVMVLIGLGLSVLPGEGIFWVGLGIVSMGLPLALSLLTQVLSPGIKGDRVKRHLTGFFGIKASIFQFLLGIVFLPYQALMALDAIVVTLKRVFITKKNMLEWVTSADSDKAQPNSIKSYFMTMGLSGAAGIAIASLSFYFKPESITISVILLTAWFFSPVIAYLISRDDPKEEEKLEDGDLLELGKIARKTWRYFEEFANQKNNYLAPDNYQEEPYSGVAYKTSPTNIGLGLMASLTGRDLGYMGIIEMEEKISRTIATIEKLEKWNGHLYNWYDTSTLKPLYPIYVSTVDSGNLICYLTTLVQGLKEYHEKPIIDATYIKGLRDTIRAGLQGGQEIPKDSRIFDFVEQSEDDDPMLWYEALEGLVKDSNLSGIMKSEWKAKYNRMAISLQREISSFMPWVEISYIEPNLIFDKEINKKINELLKLLKTNPDLEGLNDLSMKISELCDVLEQDIRKIETGTFEKELAWLKKVKNAAEESIQYSRIFIEKYDRLIQRIDNLSRDTKFATLYNDRRDLFYIGYDMEEKKPTNSYYDLLASEARQTSYIAIARGEIPPKHWFMLGRALTVVDRFKGLVSWSGTMFEYLMPLLLMRSYKNTLLDETYSFVVKSQMKYGKQREMPWGTSESAYNALDINLNYQYKAIGVPWLGLKRGLAEDAVVSPYSTFLALMVNPKAAYKNIKHMKEEGLDGEYGFYEAADYTPDRLALKEKKVIIKSFMAHHQGMSLVAINNYLNEDTMQHRFGKDPYVRAARLLLQEKVPLNVVFTKDSKEKIHTFKETAYSDKGAYRRFTAPNDEMPKAHVLSNGKYFVGLTDKGTGYSRTRDAAISRWRDDPIIDSYGTFFYIENVDLNQKWSSTYAPLNVVPENYEVVFTADKAAYKRTDGDIETLTEVVVASGDDAEVRRIQLKNIGSNPYTLQVTSYFELVAAPQNSDLAHPAFSNLFVSTEFDSERKVLLANRRTRSQSDKNRWVAGIPVIDGESTGEIEYETDRSQFIGRGCTTKNPEIIERGKPLSNTVGSVLDPIFSMRAKVRIEPGNTASVFFITATAGSKESVMELVEKYNNVEACETSFLLALTRSQVEAKYLNIKAYEMELYQDLISDILFISPQRRRYDKQSMNNEKGQQSLWQYGISGDRPIVLLDLSKIDEMELLYELLKAHEYWRLKDLKVDLVILSREENSYNNPLNSLITEIVYATQTQDVMNRHKDVFILKTSSMTAQEINLFYASARMIFEGSCGTMEEQDNAEMPKDDLGFTDNIDKSAIQLEAPERAIDEDKTKRSLFKHETEAPDELQFFNELGGFGKKGKSYVINLEKNKMTPAPWVNVIANPNFGFLVSESGGGYTWCENSRENKLTKWSNDSTGDEPSEVIYISDEGGERWSITPLPIREEEPYRIEHGFGYTAFRHKSHGIDQELVQFVPVSDTVKISIVRLHNESQEKKDLNVTYYMTPIMGVNMSETGMHLISSQTEEGALMIENPYNRDFADRVCFMDASIKNRTVTGDRKEFFGLGGLGYPDGLKNDALSGATGAGYNPCGAMQVKVSLEADETKEIVFVMGMATSHKEALEIAGRFKTVKKAKEALAEIELFWNEKLQIVQVETPDPSMNIMLNGWLQYQVVSCRMWARSGFYQSGGAYGFRDQLQDSLSLAATWPSLARAQIVKHAQHQFEEGDVLHWWHEPVGKGTRTRISDDFLWLPYVTAEYIRISGDVGILRSEAPYLQEEPLKEMEEDRYCQPKVSLEKYSIYDHCIRSVDNALRFGTHGLSLIRGGDWNDGMNNIGIEEKGESIWLSWFLYSTLQKIIPICREMGDGDRADKYLMLSGKIADAVESHGWDGNWYRRAYFDDGTPLGSATNSECKIDSLAQTWSVISGAADPQRAAMAMNSLENYLVMDDEGIIKLLTPPFTDGYMDPGYIKGYLPGVRENGGQYTHAAAWAVVAFAKLGDGNKAWDCFQILNPINHARTHRESWIYKVEPYVMAADVYGEPPHIGRGGWSWYTGAAGWIYKAGLENILGFSKEGNKLIIDPSIPGKWTSYSISYNYLDTLYEIKVNNPTGISKGLAHVKLDGKLLGDKGIPLVNDGGTHQVEVLMGMINQVE; this is translated from the coding sequence TTGATTAATCAATATATGAATTATATTTATCTATTAGGCGCAGTGGCGCTAATTTCATTGCTAGTATGGGTTGTTCTTCGCAGGTTGCAAATGCACCGAAATATTAACATTCGGGATGCATCTTTGACTATTGAAGAACTTGAGGAACATGCCAGAAGCATGTCGTTAGAGCATGCAGTATCCTCAAAGAAAAACAGATTGAACTGGCCTTTAACGCGCATGAACGATAACGCAAATTTTATTCGCCAAGCTTATGAAGATTTAAATGGGGATATTGTCAAAAAGCGGGGTTTGCCACCTGCTGCCGAATGGTTACTCGATAATTACTATGTAATAGAAGAACAGGTCAGTGGATTGCGCAAGGATCTTTCTAAAAAAACCTATTTTGAACTGCCGGTATTGAAGAAAGGTTCTTATCAAGGGACTACCAGGATTTTTGCCCTTGCAATTGAACTAGTTTCTCATACACATGGTCAAATCGAGGAAGATACATTATTGAAATATCTCAAAGCTTATCAGTCCCATAACATTCTATTTGAAAGAGAGCTATATGTTATACCTGCTATGTTGCGACTTGCAATTATTGAAAGCATTCGAGTGATATGTGAGGATGTTCTCGAAACCAGAAAACAATGGAGTCTCGCAGAAGAAACCGTAGAAAAATGGCTTAAAGGAAACCATGTAGACACAGATGAAATAAGCGGATTATTCAAAAACAATGGCAAGGCTATCAGCGATGCGATAGAAAATGCTAATCCATCTTATGTTGAACATCTGTTTTTTCGATTGCGAAGATCAGGCCGAAGGTATTCCGACGTTTTGCGATACATCGACGAAAGTCTCGACAAATTTGATACTACGACGGAAATCATTGCTCAAAAGGAACACAACACGCAAGCAGTCAGCACAGTTTCCATGGGAAACTATATAGTCAGCCTTAAGAATCTTTCAAGCATGAATTGGTCTGAGTTGTATGATGAAGCCAGTTATCTCGAAAAAATCCTTGTGCAGGATCCTTTAGATACTTACAGATTTATGGATATCAACTCTCGATTTTATTATAAAAACAAGGTTGAAGAGATTGCTAAAACATATGGGGTTTCAGAACTTTATGTCGCAAAAGAGGCTTTGAGTCTTGCCCAAAAGGAGATGTCTTCTAACAGTTTGGATCTTTATGATGAAAATCAAGACGAGCGAAGCAGTCACATCGGATATTACATTGTAGATGATGGACGATCAAAACTTGAACAAAGGCATCAAAAAAACTGCAGTTTTTCTAAAAGGCTCAAAAATAACTTCGAATCTCATCAAGGCGTTATATATATGTTCTCTATAATTTCATTCACTTTTCTACTGACTCTTTTGGCCATTGCATACGCCTTAAGTCATGCATCTTCGAGTTACCTTGCTTTCGCGATTTTAACCACAGTCGCGGTGATAATACCCGCCTCAGAGATGGTCGTATCAATTTCCAACTGGTTTGTAGGTAGAGTTAAAAAGCCAGCGATTTTTCCACGATTGTCATTAAAAGATGGAATCCCGGACAGCATGAGCGCTATGGTAGTGATACCGGCTTTGCTTTCTGACAAAAAGCGCGTCAACGAACTTATGGACAACATGGAAAACCATTACCTGGGAAACAAGGAAGCAAATTTATATTTTGCGCTAATAGGTGCTTTTAAAGATTCGGATTATGAAAAGAATAAAGAGGACAAAAGCGTCATCAAAGAAGCTTCAGATAGGATTGTTGCTCTGAACGACAAGTATGCCAAGGGAAAAAAGGACATATTTTATTTCTATAACAGACAACGAATATTTAATGAAATTGATAATACTTGGACCGGATGGGAGCGAAAAAGAGGCGCTTTAATGGAGTTTAACGAACTGCTTCTTGGCTCTAAAGATACTAGTTTCACCTTTTTTTCAAACGAATTGCTACCCGATACAAACATAAAATATGTCATCACACTCGATGCAGACACGGTTTTGCCTCTAGGAATGGTAAAAAAAATGATCGGGACTATGGCGCATCCGCTTAATAAGCCGATAATCGACACTGAAAAGGGTATTGTCACAAAGGGCTATGGGTTGATGCAGCCAAGAGTATCCTTCGACAGCGACAGTTCCAACAGATCTGTTTTTTCAAGGATCTATACCGGGCAAGAAGGACTTGATCCTTATGCCAGTGCGATATCGGATGTTTATCAGGATCTTTTTGGCGAAGGTATTTTTACCGGCAAGGGGATCTACGATCTGAAAGTTTTTCAAACGGTTTTAGAAGGGAAATTGCCGGAAAATGCAATATTGAGTCATGATCTGTTGGAAGGATCTTTTGTCAGGGCTGCCCTAGTCTCAGATTTAGAACTGGTGGATGCCTATCCGTCAAGGTTCAATTCCTTTATGGCCCGTCTTCATCGATGGATTCGAGGGGATTGGCAACTTGTGCCGTGGTTGCTTGGAGGAATCTATACAACGAACAATACGCTAATAAAGAATCCTTTGTCCCGTGTTTCCAAATGGAAAATGACAGATAATTTAAGAAGGAGTCTTATGACGCCTTCGGTTATGGTTCTGATAGGATTAGGCTTAAGCGTACTGCCGGGGGAAGGTATTTTTTGGGTAGGATTGGGCATTGTTTCCATGGGACTCCCCCTTGCCTTGTCTCTGCTTACTCAAGTTTTGAGTCCCGGGATCAAAGGTGACAGGGTCAAAAGGCATCTAACGGGCTTTTTTGGTATCAAGGCTTCGATTTTCCAGTTTCTATTGGGAATCGTCTTTTTACCATATCAGGCATTGATGGCATTGGATGCTATCGTAGTCACGTTAAAGCGGGTCTTTATCACTAAGAAAAACATGCTGGAATGGGTTACATCTGCCGATTCAGACAAGGCACAACCGAATTCAATTAAAAGCTACTTTATGACTATGGGCTTGAGTGGCGCCGCAGGTATAGCCATCGCATCCCTCTCTTTCTATTTTAAGCCTGAGAGCATAACTATAAGTGTGATACTGTTGACGGCTTGGTTTTTTTCGCCTGTCATAGCATACTTGATTAGCAGAGACGATCCTAAAGAAGAAGAAAAGCTGGAAGATGGGGATTTGTTGGAGTTGGGGAAAATTGCGAGAAAAACTTGGAGATATTTTGAAGAGTTTGCAAACCAGAAAAACAATTACCTGGCACCTGACAATTATCAGGAGGAGCCATACAGCGGCGTAGCATATAAAACGTCTCCAACGAACATAGGGCTGGGATTGATGGCATCGCTTACGGGCAGAGACCTGGGATATATGGGAATCATCGAAATGGAAGAGAAAATTTCAAGAACGATTGCTACTATTGAGAAGCTTGAAAAATGGAATGGACATTTATATAATTGGTACGATACAAGTACCCTTAAACCCCTCTACCCGATATATGTTTCCACAGTAGATAGTGGGAATCTAATTTGCTATCTTACCACCTTGGTTCAAGGCTTAAAGGAGTATCACGAGAAACCTATAATTGATGCCACTTACATAAAAGGCTTAAGGGATACGATTCGTGCCGGTCTTCAAGGTGGACAGGAAATTCCGAAGGACAGCAGGATTTTTGACTTTGTGGAACAAAGTGAAGACGACGATCCTATGCTTTGGTACGAGGCGCTAGAAGGACTTGTAAAGGATTCTAATTTATCGGGAATCATGAAAAGTGAATGGAAAGCCAAATATAATCGAATGGCCATATCTCTGCAACGGGAAATAAGCAGTTTTATGCCTTGGGTTGAAATTTCTTATATTGAACCGAACTTAATATTTGACAAGGAGATAAATAAAAAAATAAATGAATTGCTTAAGCTTTTGAAAACGAATCCTGATTTGGAAGGGCTCAACGATTTAAGCATGAAGATTTCAGAACTTTGTGATGTTTTGGAACAAGACATTAGAAAAATAGAAACAGGAACTTTTGAAAAAGAACTAGCATGGTTGAAAAAGGTGAAAAATGCTGCAGAAGAATCTATCCAATATTCAAGGATATTTATTGAAAAATACGACAGATTGATTCAAAGGATAGATAATCTTTCCAGGGATACGAAATTCGCCACATTATACAACGACCGAAGAGACCTGTTCTACATCGGCTACGACATGGAAGAAAAAAAGCCGACGAATTCCTATTATGACCTATTGGCTTCAGAAGCTAGACAAACCAGTTATATTGCAATTGCAAGAGGTGAGATACCTCCAAAGCATTGGTTTATGCTGGGCAGGGCATTAACGGTAGTGGATCGTTTCAAAGGGTTGGTTTCCTGGAGCGGAACGATGTTTGAATATTTGATGCCGCTGTTATTGATGAGGAGCTATAAAAACACGCTTTTAGATGAAACATACTCCTTTGTAGTAAAAAGTCAGATGAAATATGGGAAGCAAAGGGAAATGCCATGGGGAACATCGGAGTCTGCCTACAATGCTTTAGATATAAATTTGAACTATCAGTATAAAGCCATAGGAGTGCCATGGCTTGGATTGAAAAGGGGCTTGGCAGAAGATGCAGTTGTTTCACCCTATTCGACTTTTCTAGCACTTATGGTAAATCCTAAGGCTGCATACAAAAACATAAAGCACATGAAAGAGGAAGGTCTTGACGGCGAGTATGGTTTTTACGAAGCTGCAGATTACACTCCCGACCGACTGGCATTAAAAGAAAAAAAAGTCATCATAAAGAGCTTCATGGCGCATCATCAAGGCATGAGCCTTGTGGCGATAAATAATTATCTTAATGAAGATACGATGCAACATAGATTTGGGAAAGATCCATATGTAAGAGCTGCGAGACTTTTGCTTCAGGAAAAAGTGCCGCTGAATGTTGTATTCACAAAAGATAGCAAAGAAAAAATTCATACATTCAAAGAAACAGCCTACAGCGACAAAGGGGCGTACAGGCGCTTTACAGCTCCGAATGATGAAATGCCAAAAGCACATGTCTTATCTAACGGAAAGTACTTCGTTGGTCTTACAGATAAGGGTACAGGATATAGCAGGACCAGGGATGCGGCTATATCCAGGTGGCGCGATGATCCGATTATCGACAGCTACGGCACATTCTTTTATATTGAAAATGTGGATCTTAATCAGAAATGGTCCTCAACTTATGCACCGTTGAATGTTGTTCCGGAAAACTACGAAGTTGTATTCACGGCGGATAAGGCTGCATATAAACGTACTGATGGAGATATTGAAACGTTGACAGAAGTCGTTGTCGCATCAGGTGACGATGCAGAAGTAAGACGGATCCAGCTTAAAAATATTGGGTCGAACCCATATACGCTTCAAGTGACCAGCTATTTTGAGCTTGTAGCGGCTCCCCAGAACAGTGATTTGGCACATCCTGCTTTTAGCAATCTTTTCGTGAGCACGGAGTTTGACAGTGAACGCAAAGTGCTTCTAGCAAACCGAAGAACAAGGAGCCAATCTGACAAAAACAGATGGGTTGCCGGCATACCGGTAATTGATGGGGAATCAACAGGGGAAATAGAGTATGAAACAGACCGATCTCAGTTTATAGGAAGAGGCTGCACCACCAAAAATCCGGAGATCATCGAGCGAGGGAAACCTTTGTCAAATACGGTAGGGTCTGTCCTTGATCCTATATTTAGCATGAGGGCCAAGGTGCGGATTGAACCTGGAAACACGGCAAGTGTTTTCTTTATTACTGCGACAGCAGGCAGCAAAGAATCTGTGATGGAACTGGTTGAAAAGTACAATAATGTAGAAGCATGCGAGACTTCATTTCTGCTTGCTTTGACGAGAAGCCAAGTGGAAGCGAAATATTTGAATATTAAAGCTTATGAAATGGAGCTTTATCAGGATTTGATTTCAGACATTTTATTTATCAGTCCTCAAAGGAGAAGGTATGATAAGCAGAGCATGAACAATGAAAAAGGACAGCAATCCTTATGGCAATACGGCATTTCAGGAGATAGGCCAATCGTTCTTTTGGATCTTAGCAAAATCGACGAGATGGAGCTGCTTTATGAATTGTTGAAAGCCCATGAATACTGGAGATTGAAAGATCTTAAGGTAGACCTGGTTATTTTAAGTAGGGAAGAAAACAGCTACAATAATCCGTTGAATTCATTGATCACGGAAATAGTATATGCTACCCAGACCCAGGATGTGATGAACCGCCACAAAGACGTTTTTATACTTAAAACCAGCAGCATGACGGCTCAGGAGATTAACCTGTTCTACGCCAGCGCCAGAATGATTTTTGAGGGCAGTTGCGGTACGATGGAAGAGCAGGACAATGCGGAGATGCCAAAAGACGATTTGGGCTTTACTGATAATATCGATAAGTCCGCAATACAATTGGAAGCTCCTGAAAGAGCTATTGATGAAGACAAAACAAAGCGTTCACTTTTTAAGCATGAAACGGAAGCGCCAGATGAGCTTCAATTCTTCAATGAATTAGGCGGGTTTGGAAAAAAAGGAAAGAGCTACGTAATAAATCTTGAAAAAAATAAAATGACGCCGGCACCATGGGTGAACGTCATCGCAAATCCCAATTTCGGATTTTTGGTTTCGGAATCAGGAGGAGGGTACACCTGGTGCGAAAACAGCAGAGAAAACAAGTTGACAAAATGGTCTAATGACTCTACGGGAGACGAGCCTAGCGAGGTGATTTATATCAGTGATGAGGGAGGAGAGCGATGGTCGATTACACCACTGCCTATCAGAGAAGAAGAACCCTATAGAATTGAGCATGGCTTTGGATACACGGCATTTAGACATAAAAGCCATGGTATCGACCAAGAGCTCGTTCAGTTCGTTCCTGTTTCCGACACTGTGAAAATCAGTATTGTTCGTTTGCATAACGAAAGTCAAGAGAAGAAAGACTTAAATGTGACTTATTACATGACGCCGATTATGGGCGTCAACATGAGCGAGACAGGAATGCATCTAATAAGCTCTCAAACAGAAGAGGGCGCTTTAATGATAGAAAATCCATATAATAGAGATTTTGCAGACAGGGTTTGCTTTATGGATGCCTCCATAAAGAATAGGACAGTAACTGGTGACAGAAAAGAGTTCTTTGGCCTCGGAGGCCTAGGCTACCCTGATGGGCTGAAAAACGACGCGCTGTCGGGCGCGACAGGCGCCGGGTACAATCCTTGCGGGGCAATGCAGGTTAAGGTAAGCCTTGAAGCTGATGAGACAAAAGAGATTGTATTTGTTATGGGAATGGCAACAAGTCATAAGGAGGCACTTGAGATTGCAGGCAGGTTCAAAACAGTTAAAAAAGCAAAGGAAGCGTTAGCGGAAATTGAGCTTTTTTGGAATGAAAAACTTCAGATAGTCCAAGTTGAGACCCCAGATCCGTCCATGAACATCATGCTAAACGGATGGCTACAATATCAAGTAGTTTCTTGTAGGATGTGGGCACGCTCAGGGTTTTATCAATCCGGTGGAGCCTATGGGTTTAGAGATCAGCTCCAGGACAGCTTGTCTTTGGCTGCGACGTGGCCTTCTCTGGCAAGAGCGCAGATTGTAAAACACGCTCAGCACCAATTCGAAGAGGGGGATGTGCTTCATTGGTGGCATGAGCCGGTGGGCAAGGGGACAAGGACCAGAATTTCTGACGACTTCTTGTGGCTTCCTTATGTTACTGCCGAGTATATCAGGATAAGCGGAGATGTTGGCATCTTGAGAAGCGAAGCACCTTATCTCCAAGAGGAACCGCTCAAGGAAATGGAAGAGGACAGATATTGCCAACCGAAGGTGTCTTTGGAGAAGTACTCAATTTATGACCACTGCATTCGATCGGTGGATAATGCACTTCGGTTCGGAACGCATGGTTTGTCTCTGATACGCGGGGGTGACTGGAATGACGGAATGAACAATATTGGAATAGAAGAAAAAGGCGAAAGCATTTGGCTCAGTTGGTTTTTGTACTCGACACTACAGAAAATCATACCAATTTGCCGAGAAATGGGCGACGGAGATCGGGCAGACAAGTATTTGATGTTGTCTGGGAAAATCGCAGACGCAGTTGAATCCCATGGATGGGATGGAAACTGGTATAGAAGGGCGTACTTTGATGATGGCACCCCTTTGGGCTCCGCCACCAATAGTGAATGCAAGATCGATTCGCTTGCACAAACATGGTCAGTGATCTCAGGTGCAGCAGATCCCCAAAGAGCGGCAATGGCGATGAATTCCCTTGAGAATTATCTTGTGATGGATGATGAAGGCATAATAAAGCTACTGACTCCTCCCTTTACGGATGGCTACATGGATCCGGGCTATATAAAAGGCTATCTACCCGGTGTAAGGGAAAATGGCGGACAATATACACATGCGGCAGCTTGGGCCGTGGTGGCATTTGCAAAGCTTGGCGACGGCAACAAGGCATGGGATTGTTTCCAGATTCTTAACCCAATAAATCATGCGCGTACCCACAGAGAGTCTTGGATTTACAAGGTTGAGCCATATGTGATGGCGGCGGATGTATATGGAGAGCCGCCGCATATTGGAAGAGGGGGCTGGAGCTGGTATACAGGCGCTGCCGGATGGATATACAAGGCCGGATTAGAAAATATTCTTGGCTTTAGCAAAGAAGGCAACAAGCTGATCATTGATCCCAGCATACCTGGAAAATGGACATCCTACTCGATTAGCTACAACTATTTGGATACGTTATACGAGATAAAAGTAAACAATCCAACGGGAATCAGCAAGGGACTGGCACATGTGAAGCTGGATGGCAAGCTCCTAGGAGACAAAGGGATACCGCTAGTAAATGACGGAGGGACCCATCAAGTGGAAGTATTGATGGGCATGATCAATCAAGTAGAATAA